The following are from one region of the Paenibacillus bovis genome:
- a CDS encoding MinD/ParA family protein, which yields MMDQAQSLRNLMSAKAKALEAPERGAGNAKFVAVTSGKGGVGKSNFTLNFALALQRLGRKVLVFDADIGMANIDVLMGVRSKYNLSHLLSGEKQIDEIIEKGAGSLPYIAGGSGLNSLFSLSEKDLVYFTTQIQKIAADMDYILFDTGAGLSKETLQFIMSADECIVVTTPEPTAITDAYALIKVVYGMEESTNFKLVVNRAESQKEAVQTSDKIRLVTSRFLNLEIPMLGFVSDDSHVSQSVKKQVPFSIHAPGCHASRDIQNLAMQYVVSPDAHQEGSLTGIKGFIQKWMRRTK from the coding sequence ATGATGGACCAGGCCCAATCGTTAAGAAACCTGATGTCTGCCAAAGCCAAAGCTCTTGAAGCTCCTGAACGCGGTGCGGGAAACGCCAAATTTGTTGCCGTAACAAGTGGGAAAGGTGGTGTAGGCAAGTCAAATTTCACATTGAATTTTGCACTTGCTCTGCAGCGTCTTGGACGCAAGGTTCTTGTATTCGATGCGGATATAGGAATGGCAAATATCGATGTTTTGATGGGTGTACGTTCAAAATACAATCTCTCGCATTTGTTGAGCGGGGAAAAACAGATTGATGAAATTATTGAAAAAGGCGCAGGTTCATTGCCATATATTGCCGGTGGATCGGGCTTAAATTCATTATTTTCTCTCTCTGAGAAAGATTTAGTTTACTTTACTACTCAAATTCAAAAAATTGCTGCCGATATGGATTATATCCTGTTTGATACAGGAGCGGGACTTTCGAAGGAAACTTTGCAGTTTATCATGTCGGCTGATGAATGTATTGTGGTCACAACTCCGGAGCCAACAGCGATCACCGATGCTTATGCTTTGATCAAAGTGGTCTACGGAATGGAAGAGAGCACAAACTTCAAACTGGTAGTCAATCGGGCAGAGAGTCAAAAGGAAGCGGTGCAAACCTCCGATAAAATCAGGCTGGTCACCAGCCGCTTTCTGAATCTCGAAATTCCGATGCTGGGATTTGTAAGCGATGATTCCCATGTCAGTCAGTCGGTAAAAAAGCAGGTCCCTTTTTCAATCCATGCTCCTGGATGTCACGCTTCAAGGGACATTCAAAACCTGGCGATGCAATATGTGGTTTCACCGGATGCACATCAGGAAGGAAGCTTAACAGGAATCAAAGGATTTATACAGAAATGGATGCGGCGTACTAAATGA
- a CDS encoding protein-glutamate methylesterase/protein-glutamine glutaminase — protein sequence MATYKVLVVDDSPFMRKIVSDLIEADATFQVIDTANNGLEATQKVMELKPDVVTMDVEMPEMNGLEALKVIMAQRPVPVIMLSGINEQGMRETIMALENGAFDFIRKPSVSNSQDIEEVGQQLLRQLNTAVHVLERRRKRAEQKTMAADAAPSPSLPEVEKKREASIAPPPSQAAPQKSKPSIEDSSRRPQPGTLNPPPAGRPAPPLNNRLARPGRSEDPNPSRPAVPPKTVEPRSAAASPLKPAEPKVPKPPSAPANPLTRKEPEKPSVPSSSSSASSGPIVGKTSHTDVTAASIGKLVAVGCSTGGPRALKSFLEKIPANFPAPIVIVQHMPPNFTRSLAQRLNSLSQITVVEAEQGMPLQPGTAYIAPGGYHMTVVRSQGGYRIQLTQEPPRNGHRPSVDTLFASIRPFSDLQRYAVIMTGMGSDGAKEMKNLYDSGVIPTFAENEDTCVVYGMPRSAVELGCVNHLLPLPEIAPKLVQIVK from the coding sequence ATGGCAACTTATAAAGTACTGGTTGTAGACGACTCCCCGTTCATGCGAAAAATTGTTTCTGACTTGATTGAGGCTGACGCTACTTTCCAGGTAATTGACACAGCAAATAACGGGCTCGAAGCGACCCAGAAAGTTATGGAGCTTAAACCCGATGTAGTTACAATGGATGTTGAGATGCCGGAGATGAACGGCCTGGAAGCGCTGAAAGTTATTATGGCCCAGCGTCCCGTTCCGGTAATTATGTTATCCGGTATTAACGAGCAGGGGATGCGAGAGACGATTATGGCGCTGGAGAATGGTGCCTTTGACTTTATCCGCAAGCCGTCTGTCAGTAATTCGCAGGATATCGAAGAAGTGGGACAGCAGCTGCTGAGACAGCTTAATACGGCTGTACACGTATTGGAAAGACGCCGCAAGCGGGCGGAACAGAAAACCATGGCGGCTGACGCTGCTCCGTCGCCATCCCTGCCGGAAGTTGAGAAGAAACGCGAAGCAAGCATTGCTCCTCCGCCTTCTCAGGCAGCGCCTCAAAAGAGCAAACCATCTATCGAAGATTCTTCCCGGCGTCCTCAGCCGGGCACTCTGAATCCGCCGCCTGCCGGCAGACCTGCACCACCGCTTAACAACCGTTTGGCCCGGCCTGGACGCAGTGAAGATCCAAACCCATCCAGACCGGCTGTACCTCCAAAAACTGTAGAGCCGCGGTCAGCTGCAGCGAGTCCTCTCAAACCAGCTGAGCCTAAAGTGCCAAAACCACCGTCTGCACCAGCAAACCCATTAACGCGTAAAGAGCCTGAGAAGCCTTCTGTGCCATCTTCGTCCTCTTCTGCGTCTTCTGGCCCTATTGTGGGTAAAACGTCCCATACAGACGTTACTGCAGCGTCTATTGGCAAACTGGTAGCTGTAGGCTGCTCAACAGGCGGCCCTAGAGCACTGAAAAGCTTTCTTGAAAAGATCCCAGCGAATTTCCCGGCGCCTATCGTGATCGTACAGCATATGCCGCCGAACTTTACCCGATCTCTTGCTCAGCGGCTGAACAGCCTGAGTCAGATTACGGTAGTGGAAGCCGAACAGGGAATGCCGCTTCAGCCAGGGACCGCTTATATTGCACCCGGAGGTTATCATATGACAGTCGTTCGCAGTCAGGGCGGCTATCGTATCCAGCTCACACAGGAGCCTCCACGCAACGGGCATCGTCCTTCTGTGGATACGCTTTTTGCCTCAATCCGTCCATTCTCCGATCTGCAGCGATACGCTGTCATCATGACGGGAATGGGAAGCGATGGCGCAAAGGAAATGAAAAATTTATATGACAGTGGGGTAATCCCTACCTTCGCAGAAAACGAAGATACCTGTGTTGTGTACGGAATGCCGCGATCGGCTGTAGAGCTTGGATGTGTAAACCACCTCCTGCCATTACCTGAAATTGCGCCTAAACTTGTACAAATCGTTAAATAG
- a CDS encoding chemotaxis protein CheA: protein MDMNQYLSMFIDESNDHLQSLNEKMLELESNPTDLGIVQVIFRSAHTLKGMAATMGFEDLAALTHQMENVLDLVRNEKLAMQEFIFDTLFKGLDALESMVQDITQGGEGKADVTAIVESLQAIVRGDIPAAGAPAAAAAPTAAPAAASTIAVKDSKGIQLDEFQQSVIEQSMAEGHQALYMEVAIREDCQLKAVRAYMVFDLLERYGDVIKSEPSTQDIEQDKFERSFSLYYVTQKDPAELEPMVTSISEIESVNVTRLDAQSLKEMSAAPAAEPEATEAPAPVASTPAPVPAAAPAAPKPAAAAAPKAAKAPAPAPSRTIRVDIDRLDVLMNLFSELLIDRVRLEQLASEVKVPALTDTVEHMGRVSTDLQNIVLKLRMVPVDTVFNRFPRMVRDLAKSLDKKLDLIIIGSETELDRTVIDEIGDPLVHLLRNSVDHGVEPVADRIAAGKEETGTVKLSAFHSGNHVFIEIEDDGRGINRENVLNKAIKNGIVSQDVANTMKDEEVYQLLFAPGFSTAEVISDVSGRGVGLDVVKSKITSLGGHVMVTSELGKGTKFSVQLPLTLSIISAMLIRVGSEKYAIPLTSIVETGIIKAKQVRDLHGSQLIPYRDTHIPLLSLSRVFEVPDFDEREEEETEIVVIRKGDKLAAIAVENFIGQNEIVLKSLGSYLPETRGISGATILGDGQVALIIDPNAFIK from the coding sequence ATGGACATGAATCAATATTTATCCATGTTTATTGATGAGTCGAACGATCATCTGCAGTCATTAAATGAAAAAATGCTGGAATTAGAAAGCAATCCCACTGACCTGGGTATTGTACAGGTTATCTTCCGCTCAGCGCATACGCTGAAAGGGATGGCCGCTACAATGGGATTCGAGGATCTGGCGGCATTGACGCACCAGATGGAAAACGTACTGGATCTGGTACGTAATGAAAAGCTCGCTATGCAGGAATTTATTTTTGATACCCTGTTCAAAGGATTGGATGCCCTTGAATCGATGGTACAGGATATTACACAGGGCGGCGAAGGTAAAGCCGATGTGACTGCAATTGTAGAATCCCTGCAGGCCATCGTACGCGGTGACATTCCTGCAGCAGGTGCTCCGGCAGCCGCAGCGGCTCCGACAGCTGCCCCGGCGGCGGCATCAACGATCGCAGTTAAAGACAGTAAAGGCATTCAACTGGACGAATTCCAGCAATCCGTCATCGAACAATCCATGGCAGAAGGCCATCAGGCGCTGTACATGGAAGTTGCTATCCGTGAAGATTGTCAGCTCAAAGCAGTTCGTGCCTATATGGTATTCGACCTGCTGGAGCGTTACGGTGATGTTATCAAGTCCGAACCTTCTACTCAGGATATCGAGCAGGACAAGTTCGAGCGCAGCTTCTCGCTGTACTATGTTACACAAAAAGATCCAGCCGAGCTGGAGCCGATGGTAACGAGCATTTCCGAAATCGAGAGTGTTAATGTAACGCGTCTGGATGCACAATCCCTCAAGGAAATGTCCGCTGCACCGGCAGCAGAGCCGGAAGCGACAGAAGCACCTGCTCCTGTGGCATCAACGCCTGCACCGGTACCTGCAGCAGCACCAGCTGCGCCGAAACCGGCAGCCGCTGCAGCTCCAAAAGCAGCCAAAGCACCGGCACCGGCACCATCACGTACGATTCGTGTCGATATCGATCGTCTCGATGTACTGATGAACCTGTTCAGCGAACTCCTGATCGACCGTGTTCGTCTGGAGCAGCTGGCTAGCGAAGTTAAAGTTCCGGCTCTGACAGATACCGTAGAGCATATGGGACGTGTAAGTACAGATTTGCAAAATATCGTCCTCAAGCTGCGGATGGTACCAGTAGATACAGTATTCAACCGCTTCCCTCGTATGGTACGCGACCTTGCTAAATCGCTTGATAAAAAGCTGGATCTGATTATTATCGGCTCTGAAACTGAGCTGGATCGTACGGTTATCGACGAGATTGGCGATCCGCTTGTCCATTTGCTTCGCAACTCGGTAGACCATGGTGTAGAACCGGTCGCTGATCGTATTGCAGCCGGCAAAGAAGAGACAGGTACCGTCAAGCTGAGTGCTTTCCACAGCGGTAACCACGTATTTATCGAAATTGAGGATGATGGCCGCGGAATTAACCGTGAGAATGTTCTCAACAAAGCAATCAAAAATGGTATCGTGTCGCAGGATGTAGCCAACACGATGAAGGACGAGGAAGTGTACCAGCTTCTGTTTGCTCCGGGATTCAGTACGGCTGAGGTGATCTCTGACGTATCCGGACGCGGTGTTGGTCTGGATGTCGTTAAATCCAAAATCACTTCCCTAGGCGGCCATGTAATGGTCACTTCCGAACTTGGAAAAGGAACGAAGTTCTCCGTACAGCTGCCACTGACACTGTCCATTATTTCCGCAATGCTGATCCGCGTTGGATCGGAGAAATATGCGATTCCACTGACTTCAATTGTGGAAACCGGCATCATCAAAGCGAAGCAGGTACGTGATCTGCATGGCAGTCAGCTGATTCCTTATCGTGATACGCATATCCCGCTTCTGTCCCTTAGCCGCGTATTTGAAGTTCCTGACTTCGATGAGCGCGAAGAGGAAGAAACCGAGATTGTTGTTATCCGCAAAGGTGACAAACTGGCAGCCATTGCAGTAGAAAACTTCATCGGCCAGAACGAAATCGTTCTAAAAAGCCTGGGAAGTTACCTGCCGGAAACACGCGGCATCTCCGGTGCAACTATTTTGGGAGACGGCCAGGTTGCTTTGATTATTGATCCGAATGCATTTATCAAATAA
- a CDS encoding chemotaxis protein CheW gives MDELKVIVFKLATEEYGIEVDKVQTIERMMPITRVPKTLGFVKGVINLRGVVIPVIDLRGRFNLPAQEYNDQTRIIIVEVEKMQVGFIVDSANDVVDIKRSSIEKPPEVVGGVKARYLDGVAKLDEERLLVMLNLPEVLDKTEVVQLESIED, from the coding sequence ATGGATGAATTAAAAGTTATTGTTTTCAAACTAGCAACAGAAGAATACGGTATCGAAGTAGATAAAGTACAGACGATCGAACGTATGATGCCGATCACCCGCGTTCCGAAAACACTTGGTTTTGTAAAAGGTGTAATCAATCTGCGCGGTGTGGTTATTCCGGTCATCGACCTGCGCGGCCGTTTCAACCTGCCAGCTCAGGAATATAATGACCAGACACGTATCATTATCGTGGAAGTCGAGAAAATGCAGGTCGGCTTTATCGTGGATTCCGCAAACGATGTGGTAGATATCAAACGCAGCAGCATTGAAAAACCGCCTGAAGTGGTAGGCGGCGTCAAAGCCAGATATCTGGATGGTGTAGCAAAGCTTGATGAAGAACGGCTGCTGGTTATGCTCAATCTTCCGGAAGTGCTGGACAAGACCGAAGTCGTCCAGCTGGAAAGCATCGAGGACTAA
- a CDS encoding chemotaxis protein CheC, translating into MDLFKRLEGFKMDVLKEVGNIGAGNAATALSQLLDKPIDMAVPKVQILPFEQIADKVGGPEQIVLAIFFRVEGEAPGNLFFVLTPEAGKGLLHRMAGIEASDEEFFTEMEQSALAEIGNILAGSYLSSLADFTGLSMSPTVPGLSMDMAGAILNYGLLQFGQMGDDALLIDTTFLEGNEEVEGQFFLIPDPESFDKIFKSLGVPLQDD; encoded by the coding sequence ATGGACCTGTTCAAAAGACTTGAAGGGTTCAAAATGGATGTGCTCAAAGAAGTGGGGAATATCGGGGCAGGCAATGCAGCCACTGCCCTCTCCCAGCTTCTGGACAAGCCCATCGATATGGCAGTACCCAAAGTGCAGATTCTTCCTTTCGAGCAGATCGCCGATAAAGTGGGCGGTCCGGAACAAATCGTTCTGGCTATCTTTTTCCGGGTGGAAGGGGAAGCGCCGGGTAATCTGTTTTTCGTACTGACCCCGGAGGCAGGCAAAGGCTTACTGCATCGTATGGCAGGTATTGAAGCCAGCGATGAAGAATTTTTTACGGAAATGGAGCAGTCAGCACTCGCAGAAATTGGTAATATATTAGCAGGGTCCTATTTATCGTCCCTCGCCGACTTTACCGGTTTGTCCATGAGCCCTACCGTTCCGGGACTGTCAATGGACATGGCAGGTGCTATTCTGAATTACGGACTTCTCCAGTTCGGTCAAATGGGTGATGATGCCCTGCTGATCGATACCACATTCCTGGAAGGGAATGAAGAAGTAGAGGGACAGTTTTTCCTGATTCCGGATCCCGAATCATTTGATAAAATATTTAAATCGTTAGGAGTTCCGCTCCAAGATGATTGA
- a CDS encoding chemotaxis protein CheD, with the protein MIEEQNVVKVGMADLNVVKTSGIIRTTGLGSCVGLTLYDKNVQLAGMAHVMLPSSEIAREGQLNIAKYADTALPELLKRMTDMGAIRSRLVAKMAGGAQMFTFSSGGDHMRIGPRNVEACKLFLKEYNIPLLAEDTGANYGRTIEMNCITGMLSIRSVQMGKKEI; encoded by the coding sequence ATGATTGAAGAACAAAATGTCGTCAAAGTAGGTATGGCCGATTTGAACGTCGTGAAGACATCCGGAATTATTCGAACGACGGGATTGGGGTCGTGTGTTGGCCTTACGCTGTATGACAAAAATGTTCAACTTGCCGGTATGGCCCATGTCATGTTGCCTTCTTCGGAGATCGCGCGCGAAGGACAGCTCAATATTGCAAAGTATGCAGATACGGCTCTACCGGAACTGCTGAAAAGAATGACGGATATGGGTGCCATACGCTCACGCCTGGTCGCCAAAATGGCTGGCGGCGCACAGATGTTTACTTTTTCGAGTGGCGGTGATCACATGCGGATTGGTCCTCGCAATGTGGAAGCCTGTAAATTATTTTTAAAAGAGTATAATATCCCCTTACTTGCCGAAGATACGGGCGCGAATTACGGACGTACCATTGAAATGAATTGTATTACTGGTATGTTGTCGATTCGAAGTGTACAAATGGGTAAGAAGGAAATATAG
- a CDS encoding FliA/WhiG family RNA polymerase sigma factor, protein MSEQKGSHLNHIELWIQWKEHGDVEAKKRLIENHLGTVEYVSSRLAIGLPKNVSKDDLMSNGVMGLIDAIEKFDYKRGLQFETYASWRVRGAILDGLRQGDWVPRSVREKARKIEDAYQQLEQKYMRSVSDAEISNFLDVSEREFQTMLQDVAVMSITSLEDPIREEESETRMSLIVDEKAKNPDRSVNDFVLKDLLMKGIEKLTEKERTVVSLLYYEDLSLSEIAEVMSLSPSRISQLHSKAILRLRGALDKQRGLLMQDM, encoded by the coding sequence TTGAGCGAGCAAAAAGGAAGTCATCTTAACCACATCGAATTATGGATCCAATGGAAAGAACACGGCGATGTAGAAGCCAAAAAAAGACTGATTGAAAACCATCTCGGTACCGTTGAATATGTCTCAAGCCGCCTTGCTATCGGTCTCCCCAAAAATGTATCCAAAGATGACCTGATGAGTAATGGGGTCATGGGATTAATCGATGCTATCGAAAAATTTGATTATAAACGCGGTCTGCAATTTGAAACGTATGCGTCTTGGCGCGTAAGAGGCGCGATTCTGGACGGATTAAGACAAGGGGACTGGGTTCCTCGTTCGGTACGTGAAAAAGCCCGCAAAATCGAAGATGCTTATCAACAGCTGGAACAAAAGTATATGCGCTCCGTTTCGGATGCAGAAATCAGCAACTTCCTTGATGTCAGTGAACGTGAATTCCAGACGATGCTGCAGGATGTCGCAGTAATGTCTATCACCTCGCTGGAAGATCCGATTCGTGAAGAGGAATCCGAAACACGGATGTCTCTGATCGTGGATGAAAAAGCCAAAAATCCGGATCGTTCCGTCAATGATTTCGTACTGAAAGATCTGCTGATGAAAGGGATCGAAAAGCTTACAGAAAAAGAAAGAACGGTTGTCTCACTACTTTATTATGAAGACCTATCACTTAGTGAAATCGCAGAAGTTATGTCATTATCTCCATCCCGGATTTCGCAATTGCATTCCAAGGCAATTCTTCGTCTCCGTGGAGCGCTTGACAAACAAAGAGGTCTGTTAATGCAGGATATGTGA